The sequence TTCTTGGAACATTGATCTCTGCAGGTGCAGGGATTGCTATTGCACGCAAAGGTATGAAGCCTATTCAAGAAATCGCAAAAGCAGCACAACGGATAACGGCAACACATCTTCACGAAAGGATCAATCCAGCAAGATGGCCGATGGAATTAACAGTACTTGCATCTGCATTTGATGATATGCTCGTACGGCTTGAAGATTCTTTTGAAAGATTATCCCAATTCTCCGCTGATCTTGCACATGAACTGCGTACCCCTATAAATAATTTAATGGGTGAAACGGAGGTAACATTATCAAAAATAAGAACAGTTGATGACTACAAACAGATACTTGAATCAAGCATGGAAGAATTTTCAAGACTTTCACGTATGATAGATAACTTACTTTTTCTCGCGCGGGCTGAAAATCCGGAAACACAGATTGAACGTACAAACTTTAGCGCAATTAATGAGGTTGATGCTGTAAAAGAATTTTATGATGCACTGGCAGAAGAGCATGGGGTAAATATCGCATGCAATGGGGATGTTATACTAAATGCGGATCAAAATCTGTTTAGACGTGCTATAAGCAATCTGATATCCAATGCGCTTAAATACACAGGGAAAGGCGGAAATGTAACTATAACCGCTCAAAGATCCAATAATCACTATATAGAAATAATTGTTAAAGATACAGGGTGCGGGATTGAAAAAGAACATTTGAGTAAAATCTTTGATCGTTTTTATAGAGTTCAAAATACAAAATCGTTAAACCCCCGAGGGACAGGACTCGGGCTTGCGATTGTTAAATCCATTATGGACATGCATCTGGGTTCGGTAAATATCCAGAGTGAACCCGGCAAAGGCACAACAGTAGTGCTTGTATTCCCTCTGCCTAACCCTGATGGTTAATCCAAAAAATGTATTTTAACAATGGGCAACAAGCAGCTGGATATGTATCATCAGCCCATGAGTCCTCTGCAGACTGGGTAGTGGTAATGTAGTTTATTGCTATCTGTAGGGGCAGGGTTTGCCCAGCCCGCTAAATTGTGCCACTGCAATAATTTGAATTTTATTTTTCAACACTATTCCTTTCTCACAACTCTTGCATTCCGAAGTATGCAAACAATATATTGTTCTTATCGTTATAGTCAATATATTACGAATAATAGTTGACGCTCCTGGCTTCCTTTCATATATAAATAAATTCCATATACTGTCTGACCAGGATAGAAGGTGTCATGGAATCAAAGGCACTCGTCCCGGTCGAAACGATCGAGCAGAAGATCCTGCTCATCCGGGGACAGAAGGTAATGCTGGATAGGGATCTGGCTGTACTCTATGGTGTAGAAACAAAATACCTGAATAGGCAGGTTAAAAGGTATATAGAAAGATTTCCAAAAGAGTTTATGTTTAAGCTGACAAAGTATGAAAAAGATGAACTGGTGACAAATTGGCACCGGTTTGCACTTTTAAAACATTTGTTCGTCTGCAGGAGAT is a genomic window of Deltaproteobacteria bacterium containing:
- a CDS encoding heavy metal sensor histidine kinase encodes the protein MFLKNAKGKTTFMSWSITGRLTVLYTVSVFLILVIVSIFLYWVLANNLLTEENEFLGAKIQVLRDILLKTPDDPEIIKEEVQWETSANRFVKYYVRFLNKKGKTMIETPGMDKVINPLFFPSPIAINETVQKSVKCRAMNGSPYLLVSAMAKLGSKGNKQRIVQIALDVSDDYAILAIYRKELLIALFLGTLISAGAGIAIARKGMKPIQEIAKAAQRITATHLHERINPARWPMELTVLASAFDDMLVRLEDSFERLSQFSADLAHELRTPINNLMGETEVTLSKIRTVDDYKQILESSMEEFSRLSRMIDNLLFLARAENPETQIERTNFSAINEVDAVKEFYDALAEEHGVNIACNGDVILNADQNLFRRAISNLISNALKYTGKGGNVTITAQRSNNHYIEIIVKDTGCGIEKEHLSKIFDRFYRVQNTKSLNPRGTGLGLAIVKSIMDMHLGSVNIQSEPGKGTTVVLVFPLPNPDG